In the genome of Anaerolineae bacterium, the window CGCCAGAGCTCTGGCGCCCTCGTTGAACGCTCGGCTACTTAGCTAAGGGTTGCCCGTTGGCATCCGGCAGACTATTGGCGGCGATCTTGATCAAATCGATCAGCCACCAGATGCCCAAGCCACCGCCAGTGAGCAACTTCAGGATTCCCTTTCCGGTATAGCCCAGGTAAAACCGATCAATACCCAGAACTCCTAAGAAGATAGAAAGAAGCAAAGCGGTCGTCCAACTTTTCCGTTTCATGGTAGCCTCCCCGTAATAGCGTAATCGCGGAACCCCGAAAGTTTGGTCAACTACACCCATGATTGAGGGCACAACACAATCCTATCAGGACAATCCTGGCAAGTAATCGCTCATGGCGGTGCTCTTTGGCGCTTCATAGGTGCCTCCGTCTCTGTTGTGGTCCTTTACCGCTTTCTACTGACACCTGACTCCCAGGCTGCGCATTTGCAGCATGGCGTCCCGGCTGCTCACCACGCCGTCCAGGTCCAGGTCGGCATCCGGATCGGCGCGGCCCAGCAGACCGCGCAGACGGCTCCGATCCGCATCGTCCACATCGCAGTCGCGGTCCAGGTCGCCCACGGCCGCCTGGAAGCCG includes:
- a CDS encoding TM2 domain-containing protein, with protein sequence MKRKSWTTALLLSIFLGVLGIDRFYLGYTGKGILKLLTGGGLGIWWLIDLIKIAANSLPDANGQPLAK